GCCGCATCCCGCACGCCGTCGGGCAGCCGATGGGCGATGGACCACACCCGGTAGCTCCGCAACTCGCGCGGCAGCCGGTCAATCGGCATGTTTGGGCATGACGATACTACTTCGCTTGCTGATCAACGCCGCAGCCCTCTGGTGCGCGGCGCGCTTCATCGATGGCATCAGCTATTCGGGCAGTTGGCCGGGACTCGTCGGCGTGGCGCTGGTGTTCGGCGTCGTGAACACGTTCATCCGGCCCGTGCTGCGCTTCTTCTCGTTTCCCATCACGGTCCTCACGCTCGGGCTGTTTACGCTGGTCATCAACGCACTCATGCTGATGCTCACCGCGTGGATCGCCGCGCGACTGGACATCGCCTTCACCGTCCGTGGATTTGTGCCGGCTCTGCTGGGCGCCGTGTGCGTCAGCGTGCTCAGCATGATCCTCGGGGCGCTGCTCATCTCCGACAACGAGAGACAGCGCGACGAGTGATGGGCATCAGGCAAAGAACCTGATGAACAGCTGACAGAACACGGCGCCGGCAACGGTCATGGAAAAGTCCCAGAACAGCAACTGTCGGAACAGTCGCTTGCTGTCCTGACCGTGCGGGAGCGCGGCAATGCACAGCGCACCAATGGTGGACAGCGGAGACACGTCCACCAGCGCCGCACCCACGTTGA
This sequence is a window from Gemmatimonadaceae bacterium. Protein-coding genes within it:
- a CDS encoding phage holin family protein, translated to MTILLRLLINAAALWCAARFIDGISYSGSWPGLVGVALVFGVVNTFIRPVLRFFSFPITVLTLGLFTLVINALMLMLTAWIAARLDIAFTVRGFVPALLGAVCVSVLSMILGALLISDNERQRDE